From the genome of Thermaerobacter marianensis DSM 12885:
CCCCGCTCACCGCGGGCCGGCCACTGCCGGGGCCCCCGCCGGGGCCCGGCACCACCGGCACGGCCGCCGCCGCCGCGGGGTGCCGCCCCTGCCCGCCCCCCCGGCCCGGTCCGTCCATCCCCTCCCGGCTCATACCGCCGCTTCCACCGCCTGGCCCGCCTCGGCCAGCAGGGCCCGGGCGATCACCATGCGCTGGACCTCCGAAGTGCCCTCGTAGATCTGGGTGATCTTGGCGTCCCGCATCAGCCGCTCCACCTCGAAGTCCTGCAGGTAGCCGTACCCGCCGTGGATCTGGACCGCCTCGGTGGTCACCTGCATGGCCACCTCCGAGGCGAACAGCTTGGCCATGGCGATCTCCTTGCTGGCGCGGCGGCCGGTGCGCACGCTCTCGTCGTACAGCACGGCAGCCCGGTAGACCAGCAGCCGGGCGGCCTCGATCTGGGTCGCCATGTCGGCCAGCTTGAACTGGATCCCCTGGAAGCTGCCGATGGGCCGGCCGAACTGGCGGCGCTGGCTGGCGTAGGCCACCGCCCGGTCCAGGGCCGCCTGGGCGATGCCCACCGCCTGGGCGCCGATCCCCACCCGGCCGTTGTCCAGGGTCGCCAGGGCGATCTTGTAGCCCTGGCCCTCTCGGCCGATCAGGTGGCTGGCAGGCACCCGCACCTGCTCCAGGATCACGTCGGTGGTGGACGACGCGCGGATGCCCATCTTCTTGAAGGGCTTGCCGAAGGACAGGCCCGGCGTGCCCTTCTCCACCAGGAAGGCGCTGATGCCCCGGGAGCCCGCGGCGGGATCCGTCACCGCGAAGACCACGTAGATCTCCGCCACCCCGCCGTTGGAGATGAAGGTCTTGCGGCCGTTCAGGACGTAGTGGTCGCCGTCGCGGACGGCGGTGGTCTTGAGGGCGGCGGCATCGGAGCCGGCGTCGGGCTCCGTGAGGCAGAACGCGCCCAGGCGGTCACCCCGGGCCAGCACCGGCAGCCAGCGGGCCTTCATGTCCTCGCTGGCCCAGCGGTTGATCAGCTCGCCCACCAGGCTGTTGTGGACGTCCATGACCACGGCCGTCGCGGCACAGGCCCGCGCCACCTCTTCCAGGCAGATGGCGTGGGCCAGGGTGTCCATCCCCCCGCCCCCGTAGGCTTCCGGGATCATCATGCCCAGGTAGCCGTGCTCGGCCAGCTTGCGCACGTTCTCCCAGGGAAACTCGCCCGATTCGTCGTAGGCGGCCGCCCGCGGCGCCAGCTCGCGCTGGGCGAACTCCCGCACCGCCGCCCGGATCTCTTCGTAGGGCGGGTCCAAAAGAAAAGGAGGCGTGCCCATCTCCGGTCCTCCTCAGTCCCTCGCTGAATCCCGCGGCACCCTGCGGGTGAAGCCCTCCCCCACGCTGAAAACCCCGTACGGCCCCCGGTCACCCGCCGGCGGCCCGTCCCTCCGTGGCCCGGGTTCGGCCCTCCGCCGCCCCTTGCCCCGCCAGCGCCGGGTCCGCATCGCCGGCCGCCGGGCCGGGTTCGTCCCCGAGCCCGGCCAGGAGCTGGACCGCGGCCTCCGCCGGGCTGATTTCCCGCCGGGCCACGGCGGCTGCCACCGCCTCCCAGCGGGGGCTCCGGACCAGGCGCTCCCAGACCAGGGCCACCACCTGCTGGCGCAAGGCCTCTTCGGCCTGCCAAAGCCGGCGTTGCGCTCCCGCTGGGCTCTCGGCCAGGTACTGGCGGTGGCGGGCGATGGCCGCCGCCAACCCGTCGATGCCGGTCCCGTCGGACGCCACCGTCTCCAGCACGGGCGGCCGCCATCCGGGATCGCGGGGTGCCCCGAGGTCCAGCATCTGCCGGAGCTCCTGGACGGTCCGGGACGCCCCCGGCTGGTCGGCCTTGTTGACCACCAGCACGTCGCCCACCTCCAGGATGCCGGCCTTGGCCGCCTGGACGTCGTCCCCCAGGCCGGGCGCCAGGACCACCACCACCGTGTGGGCGCAGCGCATGACCTCCACCTCGGACTGGCCCGCCCCCACCGTCTCCACCAGCACGGTGTCCATCCCGGCGGCGTCCAGCAGGTGGATCACGTCGCCCGTCGCCCGGGACAGGCCGCCCACCTGGCCACGGGAGGCCAGGCTGCGGAAGAAGACCCCGTCGTCCACCGGCCCGTGGCTGAAGCGGATGCGGTCGCCCAGCAGGGCACCGCCGGTGAAGGGGCTGGAAGGATCCACGGCGATCAGGCCCACCCGCTGGCCCGAGGCCCGCAGGTGGCGGGCCAGGGCGGCGGCCAGGGTGCTCTTGCCGACACCGGGCGCCCCCGTCAGGCCGACCACGTGGGCCCGGCCCGTGCGGGAATACACCCGGCGCAGCAGGTCGGCCGCCCCGGGCCGGCCATTCTCCACCCAGGTGATGGCCCGGGCCAGGGCGCTCCGGTCGCCGGCCAGCACCCCGCGGGCCAGGTCCTCCGGCGTGGACGGGCGGGTCACGCCCGCTCCCCCCGCCGCCGCAGCACCTGCTCCCGGGTGAAGGCGACGATCTCCTCGGTGCTGGACCCGGGTCCGAACACCCGCGCCACCCCGGCCTCCAGCAGGCCGGGCACGTCCTCGGCGGGGATCACCCCGCCCACCAGGACCACCACGTCGTCCAGACCCGCCTCCCGCAAGGCCTG
Proteins encoded in this window:
- a CDS encoding acyl-CoA dehydrogenase; this translates as MGTPPFLLDPPYEEIRAAVREFAQRELAPRAAAYDESGEFPWENVRKLAEHGYLGMMIPEAYGGGGMDTLAHAICLEEVARACAATAVVMDVHNSLVGELINRWASEDMKARWLPVLARGDRLGAFCLTEPDAGSDAAALKTTAVRDGDHYVLNGRKTFISNGGVAEIYVVFAVTDPAAGSRGISAFLVEKGTPGLSFGKPFKKMGIRASSTTDVILEQVRVPASHLIGREGQGYKIALATLDNGRVGIGAQAVGIAQAALDRAVAYASQRRQFGRPIGSFQGIQFKLADMATQIEAARLLVYRAAVLYDESVRTGRRASKEIAMAKLFASEVAMQVTTEAVQIHGGYGYLQDFEVERLMRDAKITQIYEGTSEVQRMVIARALLAEAGQAVEAAV
- the meaB gene encoding methylmalonyl Co-A mutase-associated GTPase MeaB; this translates as MTRPSTPEDLARGVLAGDRSALARAITWVENGRPGAADLLRRVYSRTGRAHVVGLTGAPGVGKSTLAAALARHLRASGQRVGLIAVDPSSPFTGGALLGDRIRFSHGPVDDGVFFRSLASRGQVGGLSRATGDVIHLLDAAGMDTVLVETVGAGQSEVEVMRCAHTVVVVLAPGLGDDVQAAKAGILEVGDVLVVNKADQPGASRTVQELRQMLDLGAPRDPGWRPPVLETVASDGTGIDGLAAAIARHRQYLAESPAGAQRRLWQAEEALRQQVVALVWERLVRSPRWEAVAAAVARREISPAEAAVQLLAGLGDEPGPAAGDADPALAGQGAAEGRTRATEGRAAGG